The Streptomyces laurentii region TGCCCGAGGTGCCGGTGTTGTTCCTGGCGGAGAAGAGCGCGAGGACGACCGTCAGGACCGGCCGGGACGGCAAGGCCGTGAAGGAGGCCCCCGAGGACCGGGTCGCCGGGCTCACGGCCGGCGGGGACGACTACGTCACCAAGCCGTTCGGCATGGAGGAGGTGGTGGCCCGGCTGCGCGCGCTGATCCGCCGCTCCGGGGCCGCGCGGGCGCGCGCCGGCCGGCCGCTGCTCACCGTCGGCGACCTGACCCTGGACGAGGACAGCCACGAGGTGACGCGGTGCGGCGAGTCCGTCCACCTCACGGCCACCGAGTTCGAGCTGCTGCGCTATCTGATGCGCAACCCGCGCCGGGTGCTCAGCAAGGCGCAGATCCTGGACCGGGTCTGGTCGTACGACTTCGGCGGCAAGGCCAACGTCGTCGAGCTCTACATCTCGTACCTGCGGCGGAAGATCGACGCCGGGCGCACCCCGATGATCCACACCCGCCGTGGCGCCGGCTATCTGATCAAGCCGGCGGAGTGACGACGCGCCTTCCGAAACCGCCACCGCCACCGCCACGCCGGCCACCACGAAATCCTTCGCCACGACCACCTTCGCCACGACCACCTCCACTACGCCGCCGGAGCCGCACTTTCCTTATTTGCTATACAGCGTAAGAGGACTCCTCTACGGTGTACGAGAACCGCGCCTCGTACACCGTATAAGGAGTTGCCCATGACGGCGTCGTCGACCGCCGCGAGCGGATCCGTAGCGACAGGCGGCCATCCCCAGCGCTGGCTGATCCTCGGCGTCATCTGCCTCGCCCAGCTCACCGTGCTGCTGGACAACACCGTCCTCAGCGTCGCGATCCCCTCCCTCACCAGCGAGCTCCACGCGTCCACCAGCGACATCCAGTGGATGATCAACGCGTACTCGCTCGTCCAGTCCGGCCTGCTCCTCACCGCGGGCAACGCCGCCGACCGCTACGGCCGCAAGAAGCTCCTCGCGCTCGGCCTCGCGCTCTTCGGCATCGGCTCGCTCACCGCCGGCCTCGCCGGTTCGACCGCCCAGCTGATCGCCGCCCGCGCCGGCATGGGTGTCGGCGGCGCGCTCCTGATGACCACGACCCTCGCCGTCGTCATGCAGATCTTCGACGACTCCCAGCGGGTCAAGGCCATCGCCATCTGGGCCACCGTCGGCTCCCTCGGCTTCGCCGCCGGCCCGCTGATCGGCGGCGTGATCCTGAACCACTTCTGGTGGGGAATGATCTTCCTGATCAACATCCCGGTCGCCGTGATCGGCCTCGTCGCCGTCCTCAAACTGGTACCGGAGTCCAAGAACCCGAACGGCGAGCGCCCCGACCCGCTCGGCGCGCTGCTCTCCACCATCGGCATGACCGCGCTCGTCTACGCGATCATCACCGGCCCCGGCAGCGGCTGGACCTCCGCCGAGACACTGGTCTCGGCCGCGGTCGGCCTCGCCGTCCTCGGCGCCTTCGCGGCCTGGGAGCTGCACATCCCGTACCCGATGCTCGACATGCACTTCTTCCGCAACCAGAAGTTCGTCGGCGCCGTCGCCGGCGCGATCCTGGTGATGCTGGGCATGGGCGGTTCACTCTTCCTGCTGACGCAGCACCTGCAGTTCGTCCTCGGGTACGAGCCGCTGGAGGCGGGCCTGCGGATGACGCCGCTCGCCCTGACGATCGTCGTCCTCAACCTCTCCGGTCTCGGCCCGAGGTTCGTCATGAAGGTCGGTACGGCATCGGCCGTGGCCGTCGGCCTGTCCCTGGTCGCCGCCGGTCTGACCTCGATCGCCCTGCTCGGCGGCGGTACGGACGGCAGCTACGGCGGCATGCTGCTCGGCCTGGTCCTGATGGGCGCGGGCATCGCGCTCTCCAACCCGGCCATGGCCAACGCCATCATGAGCGCGATCCCGCCGGAGAAGGCGGGTGTCGGCGCCGGCGTCAACGGCACGCTCGCCGAGTTCGGCAACGGCCTCGGCGTCGCCATCCTCGGCGCCGTCCTCAACGCCCGCTTCGCCGCGCTCGTCACCGTCACCGCCACCTCGCTCCCGGCCGCCCTGGCCGCGGCGGGCAGCGACGCCGAGCGGCAGAAGATCTCCGACGCCTTCGCCGGCGGCCTGCAGACCAGCCAGCTGGTCGGCGCGGTCGCCGTCTTCGCCGGCGGTCTGCTGGCGGCGGCGCTGCTCAGCCGGGCCGAGCGCGCGGAGCGGCGGGCGGCGGCCGAGGCGGCCGGTGAGGGAGCGGAGGACCAGGTGTCCGCTGCTTAGCATGGGCGTGAGCCACGGACAGACGGAGGAACGCGATGGCCAAGGCAGCGGACAGGGCCAAGAACCCGGCGCGTTCCAGCGTCTGGCTGGAGACGAACAAACGCAGCCGGGCCGCCCGTGGCGGCAGCGGCCCGGCCGGGCTCGACCGTGACCGCATCGTCGTCACGTCGATCCGGATGCTGGACGAGGAGGGCCTGGCCAAGCTCTCGATGCGCAGGCTCGCGACCGAGCTGAACGTCACCGCGATGTCCCTGTACTGGTACGTGGACACCAAGGACGACATCATCGAGTACGCCCTCGACTCCTGCTACGGGGAGGTCGACCTGGCCGCGGTGCTGGCGGCCGACGGCTGGCGGGAGCGGGTCCGGGTGCTCGCGCTCGAGTACCGGCGGATGCTGGTGCGGCACCCGTGGATGTCGGCGGTCGCGGGCCAGTACCTCAACGTCGGACCGCACGCGATCGCCGTCGGCGGCGAGATCCACAAGGCCATCCGGGACAGCGGTCTGCCGGTCTCGCGCACGCCGAGCGCGACGTCCGCCGTCTTCCAGTTCGTGTACGGCTACGGGACGATCGAGGGCCAGTTCAGCCGGGTCGCGCAGCAGGCCGGCATGTCGCAGGACGACTTCTACACGGACTCGATCGCGGCGTTCCGTGAGGAGGATCAGTTCACGGGGACCCTGGAGGAGATGAGCGAGGTCCTCGACGAGCGGCTCTCGCACGGCTCCGTCGACGAGATCTGGGACCGGGACTTCGACTACGCCCTGGACGTGCTGATCGCCGGCATCGAGGTCATGGTCGAGCGCGGCCGCGCGGAGGCGGCGGCGGAGCGGGGCGCGCAAGGGTGACCGTATGACCGTACATACGGAATGACCGTACATACGTAGAAATGACGAAGCGGCGGGCCGTCCCCTGCCCGCCGCTTCGTACGTACCCGGCCGCGCCTCCGCTCGAAGCGCGGCCGGGAGCTTTTCTACTTGGCCGCGTCGGCCGGAACGGCGTCCGCCGGGGCGTCCTGCGGCTCCGGCGCGTCGGCCTTCTTCACCGCGTTGCTCTTCAGCGCGACTTCCTTGATGAAGAGCGTCACGAGGAAGGCGACGAACGCGAACGGCGCCGAGTAGAGGAAGACATCGGCCACACCGTGGCCGTACGCCGCCTCCATGACCGTACGGATCGGGGCGGGCAGCTTGTCCATGTCCGGGATGCCGCTGCCGCCGCCCTGGCCCATGGCCGCCGCGGCCTTCGGGCCGAGCTCGGTCAGGCCCTCCTTGACGTACTGCGTGACCCGGTGGGCCATGATCGCGCCGAGCGCCGAGACACCCATCGCTCCGCCGAGGGAGCGGAAGAAGGTGACGACGGAGGACGCGACGCCGAGGTCGGCGGGCGCGACCTGGTTCTGGGTGCACAGGACCAGGTTCTGCATCATCATGCCGAGGCCGAGGCCGAGGACCGCCATGAAGAGGGCGATGTGCCAGTACGGGGTGTCGTACCGCAGCGTGCCGAGCAGACCGAGGCCGGCCGTGGCGAAGGCGCCACCGCTGACCAGCCAGGCCTTCCAGCGGCCGGTCTTGGTGATGATCTGGCCGGAGACCGTGGAGGAGACGAAGAGTCCGGCGATCATCGGGATCGTGAGGACACCGGACATCGTCGGCGACTCGTTGCGGGCCAGCTGGAAGTACTGGCTGAAGAAGACCGTGCCGGCGAACATCGCGACACCCACGAAGAGCGAGGCGAGCGAGGCGAGGGTGATCGTCCGGTTGCGGAACAGACGCAGCGGGATGATCGGCTCGGAGGCGCGGGACTCGACCAGGACGAAGACGAGACCCAGCAGGATCGAACCGCCGACCATGGCGGCCGTCTGCCAGGACATCCAGTCGTACTTGTCACCGGCGAAGGTGACCCAGACGAGGAGCAGGGAGACGGCGGCGCTGATGAAGAAGGCGCCGGACCAGTCGACCTTGACGTCGCGCTTCACGACGGGGAGCTTCAGGGTCTTCTGGAGCACCACCAGGGCGATGATCGCGAAGGGCACGCCGACGTAGAAGCACCAGCGCCAGCCGAGCCAGTCGGTGTCGGTGATGACGCCGCCGAGCAGCGGGCCGCCGACGGTGGCGACGGCGAACGTGGCGCCGAGGTAACCGCTGTACCGGCCGCGCTCACGCGGGGAGATCATGGCGGCCAGGATGATCTGGGAGAGGGCGGTCAGACCGCCGACGCCGATGCCCTGGACGACGCGGACCGTGATGAGCATGCCGGGGCTCTGGGACAGACCCGCCACGATCGAGCCCGCGACGTAGATGGTCAGGGCTATCTGGACCAGCAGCTTCTTCGAGAAGAGGTCGGCCAGCTTGCCCCAGAGCGGGGTGGTCGCGGTCATCGCCAGGAGCGAGGCGGTGACGACCCAGGTGTAGGCGGACTGGCCGCCGCCCAGGTCGGTGATGATCTGCGGGAGGGCGTTGGAGACGATCGTGGAGGACAGGATCGCGACGAACATGCCGAGCAGAAGCCCGGACAGCGCCTCCATGATCTGCCGGTGTGTCATCGGGGCGGTGGAGCTGTCGCCCCGGTCCCCCTGTGCACCCTTGGCAGGTGCGGTGGTAGCCATGAATGTCCTTTGCGTGAAGTCTGGCCGCGTGGTCTGGCTGGGTGAAGCCTTGGCAGGTCAGGCGTGGTGGGCCCGGCAGTCCCCGAAGTCGTCACGGAGGCGGGCGAGCAGGGTGGTGAGCAGTGCGACGTCTTCGTCGGACCACTCCGCGAGATGGCGGGCGAGGAAGACGTTCAGTCGTCGGTCGAGTTCGGCGAGCATCGCCTCACCCCCCGGGGTGAGGCGCAGGATGCGAGAACGCCGGTCCGCCGGGTCGGGCAGTCGTTCGACCCAGCCGTACTCCACCGTGTGGGCGACGTGCCGGCTGCTGACCGACATGTCGACCGACATCAGCTCGGAGACCCGGCTCATGCGCATGTCGCCGTGATGGTTGAGCAGTGCGAGGACGATCGCGGAACCGCCCGGGCATTCGGCCGGCAGGGTACGGGCGAGGCCGCGCTTGACGGCTCCGATCGCACTCACCTGCCGGCTGAGCGCCTCGTACCGGTTCATCTGGTCCATCGGGCACCCCTCCATCTTGTTGCTTAGAGCAACGATAGAGATGGATGGTTGCTTCAGGCAAACTAAATCGGTCAAAGAGGGCTAAAGAATCGGTAAAGGCAGGGGTGTCGTGCGGGTCACGGCCGGAGGCGGGGGGAACGGCGGGGCAGGGCTTGGGGGCGTCCGTCCGACTTCGCTAGGGTCCGGGCCATGGCACACAACCCCCAAGCACCGTACGGCCAGGGCGGTCAGCCCCCCGAGGGCTCCCACGACCCCGCCGGCAGCACCCAGATGTTCCGCGCCTTCGTCGACGAGGGCGTCCCGCAGGGTCAGCAGCAGTA contains the following coding sequences:
- a CDS encoding major facilitator transporter rifP (The Major Facilitator Superfamily (MFS) isa large and diverse group of secondary transporters that includes uniporters, symporters, and antiporters. MFS proteins facilitate the transport across cytoplasmic or internal membranes of a variety of...; cd06174;~drug resistance transporter, EmrB/QacA subfamily; TIGR00711;~identified by MetaGeneAnnotator; putative;~major facilitator transporter RifP [Amycolatopsis mediterranei U32]); its protein translation is MTASSTAASGSVATGGHPQRWLILGVICLAQLTVLLDNTVLSVAIPSLTSELHASTSDIQWMINAYSLVQSGLLLTAGNAADRYGRKKLLALGLALFGIGSLTAGLAGSTAQLIAARAGMGVGGALLMTTTLAVVMQIFDDSQRVKAIAIWATVGSLGFAAGPLIGGVILNHFWWGMIFLINIPVAVIGLVAVLKLVPESKNPNGERPDPLGALLSTIGMTALVYAIITGPGSGWTSAETLVSAAVGLAVLGAFAAWELHIPYPMLDMHFFRNQKFVGAVAGAILVMLGMGGSLFLLTQHLQFVLGYEPLEAGLRMTPLALTIVVLNLSGLGPRFVMKVGTASAVAVGLSLVAAGLTSIALLGGGTDGSYGGMLLGLVLMGAGIALSNPAMANAIMSAIPPEKAGVGAGVNGTLAEFGNGLGVAILGAVLNARFAALVTVTATSLPAALAAAGSDAERQKISDAFAGGLQTSQLVGAVAVFAGGLLAAALLSRAERAERRAAAEAAGEGAEDQVSAA
- a CDS encoding two-component system response regulator (DNA binding site [nucleotide binding];~Effector domain of response regulator. Bacteria and certain eukaryotes like protozoa and higher plants use two-component signal transduction systems to detect and respond to changes in the environment. The system consists of a sensor histidine kinase and...; cd00383;~Response regulators consisting of a CheY-like receiver domain and a winged-helix DNA-binding domain [Signal transduction mechanisms / Transcription]; COG0745;~Signal receiver domain; originally thought to be unique to bacteria (CheY, OmpR, NtrC, and PhoB), now recently identified in eukaroytes ETR1 Arabidopsis thaliana; this domain receives the signal from the sensor partner in a two-component systems; cd00156;~dimerization interface [polypeptide binding];~identified by MetaGeneAnnotator; putative;~intermolecular recognition site;~phosphorylation site [posttranslational modification];~two-component system response regulator [Streptomyces clavuligerus ATCC27064]), whose protein sequence is MTATTFRSRSEAPRSGSTGGAVRVLVVDDEDALGELLSMSLRYEGWQVRREADGAGAVRAVRAFRPDVVVLGLALPDMDGLSVLARLRSELPEVPVLFLAEKSARTTVRTGRDGKAVKEAPEDRVAGLTAGGDDYVTKPFGMEEVVARLRALIRRSGAARARAGRPLLTVGDLTLDEDSHEVTRCGESVHLTATEFELLRYLMRNPRRVLSKAQILDRVWSYDFGGKANVVELYISYLRRKIDAGRTPMIHTRRGAGYLIKPAE
- a CDS encoding transcriptional regulator, marR family (MarR family; pfam12802;~Transcriptional regulator, MarR family [Streptomyces venezuelae ATCC10712];~Transcriptional regulators [Transcription]; COG1846;~identified by MetaGeneAnnotator; putative); amino-acid sequence: MDQMNRYEALSRQVSAIGAVKRGLARTLPAECPGGSAIVLALLNHHGDMRMSRVSELMSVDMSVSSRHVAHTVEYGWVERLPDPADRRSRILRLTPGGEAMLAELDRRLNVFLARHLAEWSDEDVALLTTLLARLRDDFGDCRAHHA
- a CDS encoding hypothetical protein (identified by MetaGeneAnnotator; putative;~predicted protein [Streptomyces pristinaespiralis ATCC25486]); translated protein: MAHNPQAPYGQGGQPPEGSHDPAGSTQMFRAFVDEGVPQGQQQYQNATVHSASSGPRVGVIVGVIVAIAVLAGVAWLALG
- a CDS encoding major facilitator superfamily permease (Major Facilitator Superfamily; pfam07690;~The Major Facilitator Superfamily (MFS) isa large and diverse group of secondary transporters that includes uniporters, symporters, and antiporters. MFS proteins facilitate the transport across cytoplasmic or internal membranes of a variety of...; cd06174;~identified by MetaGeneAnnotator; putative;~major facilitator superfamily permease [Streptomyces cattleya NRRL 8057 = DSM46488];~putative substrate translocation pore), encoding MATTAPAKGAQGDRGDSSTAPMTHRQIMEALSGLLLGMFVAILSSTIVSNALPQIITDLGGGQSAYTWVVTASLLAMTATTPLWGKLADLFSKKLLVQIALTIYVAGSIVAGLSQSPGMLITVRVVQGIGVGGLTALSQIILAAMISPRERGRYSGYLGATFAVATVGGPLLGGVITDTDWLGWRWCFYVGVPFAIIALVVLQKTLKLPVVKRDVKVDWSGAFFISAAVSLLLVWVTFAGDKYDWMSWQTAAMVGGSILLGLVFVLVESRASEPIIPLRLFRNRTITLASLASLFVGVAMFAGTVFFSQYFQLARNESPTMSGVLTIPMIAGLFVSSTVSGQIITKTGRWKAWLVSGGAFATAGLGLLGTLRYDTPYWHIALFMAVLGLGLGMMMQNLVLCTQNQVAPADLGVASSVVTFFRSLGGAMGVSALGAIMAHRVTQYVKEGLTELGPKAAAAMGQGGGSGIPDMDKLPAPIRTVMEAAYGHGVADVFLYSAPFAFVAFLVTLFIKEVALKSNAVKKADAPEPQDAPADAVPADAAK
- a CDS encoding tetR family transcriptional regulator (identified by MetaGeneAnnotator; putative;~sequence version:1); translation: MAKAADRAKNPARSSVWLETNKRSRAARGGSGPAGLDRDRIVVTSIRMLDEEGLAKLSMRRLATELNVTAMSLYWYVDTKDDIIEYALDSCYGEVDLAAVLAADGWRERVRVLALEYRRMLVRHPWMSAVAGQYLNVGPHAIAVGGEIHKAIRDSGLPVSRTPSATSAVFQFVYGYGTIEGQFSRVAQQAGMSQDDFYTDSIAAFREEDQFTGTLEEMSEVLDERLSHGSVDEIWDRDFDYALDVLIAGIEVMVERGRAEAAAERGAQG